GGGGTGCGTAACGAAAACTTTCTCCGAATCCGCGGTTGTAGTCAAGCGCGCAGCCAGGCAAATGGTGAATTGTGTCCTCGCGTTGAAACCGCGCGTCAAAATGGCGCTTCTCACGTTAGGTTAACGCGGCAAGGGATCGGTGATATAAGCAGCGCGTGCCGATACTCACAGGCGAAAGCAGCAGCGAAACGTTTCCGTGTCCAAACTGCGCGGAGTTCATTGCCGGGAACTCGCTTCAATGTCGATACTGCGAGTTAATTATCCCTCCTGAATACGCCCGCGGCGCCGTCATGGCCCAAAACAAAATTAACCAGGCTTGCGACGAAGCAGGTTGGTTGCGCGCCTTCACCGCCGTGATGTGGGTGTTCTTTTTCGTCCGGTTCATTCCTTTTTTCGGCTTCGTCGGCGGAGGCGGCATGGTGATGACATTCTTCTTAACCCCGGTCTGGTTGATTTATTGGTGGGCTCGATTTGGTGAAATCAGAACAGCAGATGTGGACTACGCCGCAGCAAAGCGCAATTGGATCATTTCGTTGTTTCTTTGGCTCCTAATGATGGCCGTCCTTTTCACTATGGTAGTTCTGCCCATCGTCTTGACGGCGATCCGTTCATAACACGGTTACTGCCTGGCAACGCGGTACCGCACAAAGCTATTGAGCTAAACCACGCTGCTGTGATAATTGAGACTCCCAAATGAGTGCCCTTCCGATCATCATTGGCGCGCTGTGCGTCATTGCCATTTCTTATCGTTACTACTCAGCGTTCATCGCCGCCAAAGTTCTGGCCCTGGATGACACACGCCCGGTGCCGTCGCAGACGATGTACGACGGCCACAACTATTACCCGACAAACAAGTGGGTCCTGTTCGGACATCACTTTGCCGCGATTTCCGGCGCCGGGCCGCTGATTGGGCCGGTGCTGGCCGCGCAATTCGGATATTTGCCCGGACTGCTGTGGCTGGTCATCGGTGTCTGTCTCGGCGGCGCGGTCCACGACTTCATGATTCTCGTGGCCAGCATCAGGCGCAATGGCAAGTCGCTGGCTGAGATCGCGCGAACTGAAATCAGCGGCTTGTCAGGTTTCGTTGCGGGGCTCGCAATTCTCTTCATCGTGGTAATTGCGCTGGCCGGACTTGGTCTGGTGGTGGTGAATGCGCTGGCCGAATCGCCCTGGGGAACTTTCACGGTCGGCTTCACGATTCCGCTCGCGTTGTTCATGGGGCTTTACATGTACAAGTTCCGCAAAGGAAAGATTACGGAAGCGACCATCATCGGCGTGATCGGACTGTTGTTCGCAGTCTGGCTGGGCGGCAAGATTGCCGAGTCATCGTGGGCGGCAACCTTCACCCTTTCGCCGAACAAAGTGATTGTGATCATGGCAGCGTACGGCTTCATCGCTTCAGTGCTGCCGGTGTGGATGCTGCTCTGCCCGCGCGATTATCTTTCGTCGTATTTGAAAATCGGCACAGTCGCATTTCTCATTATCGGCGTGATAGTTGTCGCTCCAACATTGCAGATGCCACCCCTTACGCCGTTCGTTTCCGGCGGTGGCCCGATCGTTTCCGGAAAGCTCTACCCCTTTGTCTTCATCACGATTGCCTGCGGCGCCATCAGCGGTTTTCACGCGCTGATTTCATCCGGTACGACGCCAAAGATGATCGCGAAAGAAACTGACGCGCGCATGATCGGCTACGGCAGCATGCTGATCGAAGGCACCGTCGGCGTAGTGGCATTGATTGCGGCGGCGTCGTTGTTTCCCGGTGACTACTTCGCCATCAATACGGCGCAGCGAACTGATGCTCAACGTGCCAGTTACGTGCGCATGGTCGACGAACGTACACAGCAAGGTTTCAATCTGCAGCCGCAGGAACTCGACAAGCTGGAAGCAGAGTCAGGCGAGAAGGTTCGCGGCCGGACGGGCGGCGCGGTGACGCTGGCACTCGGCATCGCGAAGATTTTCGACGGCATTCCCGGCCTCGGCGGACTGATGAAGTACTGGTATCACTTCGCCATCATGTTTGAGGCCTTGTTCATCCTCACCACGATCGATACAGGCACACGGGTGGCCCGATTCCTTGTCGGCGAGTTCGGCGGGCGATTTTATCGGAAGCTTGAACAGCCGAACTGGCTACCGGGATCAATTCTCACCAGCGCCGTCGTCGTGACAGCGTGGGCGGCATTCATTTGGACGGGATCGATATCGACCATTTGGCCCATGTTTGGCATCGCCAATCAATTACTTGCCGCCGTCGCTTTGTGCGTGGCGACCACCGTAATCATCAACATGGGCAAAGCGCGCTACGCCTGGGTAACACTTGTGCCATTGTCGTTCGTGGGCAGCACGACGCTGGTGGCCGGGTATCAATCGATCCGCGATATCTTCTGGCCGCAGGCCCAAAACCCTCTTACATCGACGCAAGGCTACATCAACACTTCGCTGACGGCGCTCATCATGACCGCAGCTGTGATTGTGCTGGCGGACTCAATTCGAAAATGGGTGAGCGGACGGAGGACACCGCAACGCATCTCGGAGGCGGTTGCGGAAGCGTAGAAGGTCAATGCGTCCCTATGTGGATCGTGTGAGCCGGAGGCTGTAGCGACCGGATCAAAGACTCAATTTGGATGGCATTCGATTTCTGTCGCCCGCTAAAGCGGACTCAGGATCTTTTGGGACGTGATCCCCGGGTGACGCTCGGCTGCGCTCGCTCACAGGGGCTACCATCTGTCGCTGCTCCGCGGCTCGTTGATGCGCGTTGGACACTTCTGCGCCAATCGGCAATAATACGCCTTTAATCAGCCAGGCATTTTTCTCGCCTATCGCCCAAACGAAAAGGAAGGATTTTTTTGATCGTGAAATCGATGTCGAACTTTGTCGCGGCACAGCGCCGCCGAATCATTAGCTTTTTATTCGCAATTGTTGCTTTTTCCGTCGCGGCCCCGAGCGCCTTCGCACAGTCGCATGGCGGCGGCGAAGCGGCCCTCAAGCTGCCGGATCTTTCAAGCGTCTCGTTCCGCGGGATCGACGGACATAAGCTGCTGCTGATTGGCATCGTGTTCTGTTTTCTCGGCTTGCTGTTCGGTCTCTGGATTTACATTCAGTTGAAGAACCTGCCCGTGCATCGCTCGATGCGCGAAATCTCTGAACTGATTTACGAGACCTGCAAGACGTATCTGATCACCCAGGGCAAGTTCATCATGCTGCTCTGGGTTTTCATCGCGGCCATCGTCATTGCCTACTTTGGTATCCTGCGGCCCGTGCCGGATCACCCGGTTTTTCTGACGGTTCCGATCATTCTGCTTTTCAGTCTCATCGGTATCGCGGGCAGCTACGGCGTCGCCTGGTTCGGCATTCGGGTGAATACGTTTGCGAATTCGCGCACCGCGTTCGCCAGTCTCGAAGGCAAGCCCTTCCCGATTTACGCCATCCCACTAAAAGCCGGCATGAGCATCGGCATGCTGCTGATCAGCGTCGAGCTGCTCATCATGCTTTTCATTCTGCTGTTCGTTCCGGGTGACTATGCGGGCGCGTGCTTCATCGGCTTCGCGATCGGCGAGTCGCTGGGCGCGGCGGCGTTGAGAATTGCCGGCGGCATCTTTACCAAGATTGCCGACATCGGTTCTGACCTGATGAAGATCGTCTTCAAGATCAAGGAAGACGACGCGCGTAATCCTGGCGTGATTGCCGACTGCACTGGCGATAACGCCGGCGACTCAGTCGGACCCAGCGCCGACGGTTTTGAAACTTACGGCGTCACTGGCGTCGCGCTGATTACCTTCATTCTGCTCGCGGTGCCGAGCCCAACGGCCCAGGTTCAGTTGCTCGTCTGGATTTTCGTGATGCGCATCATGATGCTGGTCTCGAGCGCGGTGTCTTACTTCGTCAACGAAGCGCTTGCCAAGGCTCGCTACGGTAATGCCGGCGACATGAACTTCGAAAAGCCTTTGACGACGCTGGTATGGCTCACCTCGATCGTTTCGATCGTCCTGACCTACATCGTTTCGTTCCTGATGGTTCCCGACCTGGGCGGCGATACCAGTCTCTGGTGGAAGCTCGCCACTATCATTTCATGCGGAACGTTGGCCGGCGCGGTCATTCCCGAACTCGTCAAGGTCTTCACCTCGACCAGCTCGCGGCACGTGCAGGAAGTTGTGACGTCATCGCGCGAAGGCGGGCCGTCGCTGAATATTCTGTCGGGCCTGGTTGCCGGGAATTTTTCCGCGTTCTGGCTGGGCATCAGCATCGTGGGCCTGATGGCGATCGCATTTATCTTTAGCACGATGGGGCTGGAGGCGCTGATGGCTGCCCCGGCAGTCTTCGCGTTCGGTCTGGTGGCTTTCGGTTTCCTTGGCATGGGGCCGGTGACGATCGCCGTCGATTCCTACGGACCGGTGACGGACAACGCACAGTCGGTTTACGAACTGTCGCTGATCGAACAACAGCCGAACATCGTTGAGGAACTGAAGCGCGATCACAATGTTACGGTCGTGTTTGAACGCGCCAAACACCTGCTCGAAGAAAACGACGGTGCGGGAAACACGTTCAAAGCCACGGCAAAGCCGGTGCTCATCGGCACGGCGGTCGTCGGTGCCACGACGATGATCTTCTCGATCATCATGACTCTGACTGACGGTCTCAGAGATCAGGAAGCTCTGCAAAGTCTTTCGATTCTGCATGCGCCGTTTCTGCTGGGTCTGATTACCGGCGGCGCGATCATTTACTGGTTCACGGGCGCATCGATACAGGCCGTGACCACCGGCGCATACCGGGCGGTGGAGTTCATCAAAGCGAACATTAAGCTGGAAGGCGCCGAAAGGGCTTCAGTTGAAGACAGCAAGAAGGTCGTCCAGATCTGCACGCAGTACGCGCAGAAAGGCATGTTCAATATTTTTATGGGCGTGTTCTTCGCGACGCTTGCGTACGCGTTCGTCGAACCCTTCTTCTTTATCGGTTATCTGATTTCGATCGCGGTGTTTGGACTGTACCAGGCGATTTTCATGGCCAACGCCGGCGGCTCATGGGACAACGCCAAGAAGGTTGTGGAAGTCGATCTGAAAATGAAAGGCACGCCGCTTCACGACGCCACGGTGGTTGGCGACACGGTGGGCGATCCGTTCAAAGACACTTCATCCGTGGCGCTGAACCCGGTGATTAAGTTCACCACTTTGTTCGGTCTGCTCGCGGTTGAGTTGGCGGTCAGCGTCAGCAGCGACACCGGCCAGTTCGGCGCGAACGGTCTGGTCATTAGCCGCGTACTGGCGGCAATCTTCTTTCTGATCTCGCTCTACTTTGTGTGGCGTTCGTTCCACAAGATGCGCATTCACAGTGACGACATTACAGGGGCGGCGGTCACCGCTTACGGCAGCGCTTCGCCGGTCCGATATTGTCCAAAATGCCGGCAGTCTTACTCCGACCCGTCGCTGCAATACTGCCTGGAAGACGGCGCCCATCTGGTGAACAGTCTCGACGCCGCCGATTTGAACGCCACGCATGTTTTGCCCGGCGAGACCGTGGCCAGTCCAACGGTTCCTTCGGATCGCGCGCGCGATGATGGGGACTAAATTAAGTGACAACGTGAGCACCTAAGTCTTATTCTGTCGTTGTTAATACGCGATTGTCATGATTCGCTCGATTCTGTTTCCGACTGATTTCTCATCGGTAGCCAACAGCGCCTTTCCTCTGGCCGTGGCTATCGCGGCGCAGTTCGATGCGGTCGTGCAATCAATTCACATCGCGCACGGTGGCGATCCGCACATCACCGAAACTTCACGCTATGAGTTCCCGGGCCTGCCCACGGGTTCGTCGGCCGTTCGGGTGATCCAGACGATTATCCCGAAAGAAGAAGATGACCCGGCCCAGATCATCATGCGCTGCGCCGCCGAACGTGAGGGCGATTTGATCGTCATGGCTTCACATGGCCGTTCGGATGTGGCGCAATTCTTCCTGGGCCGTAGCGTGGCGGAACAGGTGGCGCGCGATTCCAAGGTGCCAACGATCATCGCCAGGCTGCACGGACCGCGACGCACGACGCGGCCGATCGATCGCTTTGCCACGATCGTTTTCGCGACTGACCTTTCCGAGAAATCCAAGGTGATTCTGCCCGTGACGACCGCGATCGCCCGCAAGACAAAAGCAAAAGTGGAAACGCTCTGCGTGTTTGCGG
The nucleotide sequence above comes from Pyrinomonadaceae bacterium. Encoded proteins:
- a CDS encoding carbon starvation CstA family protein, with product MSALPIIIGALCVIAISYRYYSAFIAAKVLALDDTRPVPSQTMYDGHNYYPTNKWVLFGHHFAAISGAGPLIGPVLAAQFGYLPGLLWLVIGVCLGGAVHDFMILVASIRRNGKSLAEIARTEISGLSGFVAGLAILFIVVIALAGLGLVVVNALAESPWGTFTVGFTIPLALFMGLYMYKFRKGKITEATIIGVIGLLFAVWLGGKIAESSWAATFTLSPNKVIVIMAAYGFIASVLPVWMLLCPRDYLSSYLKIGTVAFLIIGVIVVAPTLQMPPLTPFVSGGGPIVSGKLYPFVFITIACGAISGFHALISSGTTPKMIAKETDARMIGYGSMLIEGTVGVVALIAAASLFPGDYFAINTAQRTDAQRASYVRMVDERTQQGFNLQPQELDKLEAESGEKVRGRTGGAVTLALGIAKIFDGIPGLGGLMKYWYHFAIMFEALFILTTIDTGTRVARFLVGEFGGRFYRKLEQPNWLPGSILTSAVVVTAWAAFIWTGSISTIWPMFGIANQLLAAVALCVATTVIINMGKARYAWVTLVPLSFVGSTTLVAGYQSIRDIFWPQAQNPLTSTQGYINTSLTALIMTAAVIVLADSIRKWVSGRRTPQRISEAVAEA
- a CDS encoding universal stress protein, with product MIRSILFPTDFSSVANSAFPLAVAIAAQFDAVVQSIHIAHGGDPHITETSRYEFPGLPTGSSAVRVIQTIIPKEEDDPAQIIMRCAAEREGDLIVMASHGRSDVAQFFLGRSVAEQVARDSKVPTIIARLHGPRRTTRPIDRFATIVFATDLSEKSKVILPVTTAIARKTKAKVETLCVFAEGDEEPADGGKGKLEQFFEEAGATEMFGKVRRVHGGVAEAVVEHAGRHKADLIAITTTLCCGGDERLTGTAEFIIRNAPCPVLCVRP
- a CDS encoding sodium-translocating pyrophosphatase translates to MKSMSNFVAAQRRRIISFLFAIVAFSVAAPSAFAQSHGGGEAALKLPDLSSVSFRGIDGHKLLLIGIVFCFLGLLFGLWIYIQLKNLPVHRSMREISELIYETCKTYLITQGKFIMLLWVFIAAIVIAYFGILRPVPDHPVFLTVPIILLFSLIGIAGSYGVAWFGIRVNTFANSRTAFASLEGKPFPIYAIPLKAGMSIGMLLISVELLIMLFILLFVPGDYAGACFIGFAIGESLGAAALRIAGGIFTKIADIGSDLMKIVFKIKEDDARNPGVIADCTGDNAGDSVGPSADGFETYGVTGVALITFILLAVPSPTAQVQLLVWIFVMRIMMLVSSAVSYFVNEALAKARYGNAGDMNFEKPLTTLVWLTSIVSIVLTYIVSFLMVPDLGGDTSLWWKLATIISCGTLAGAVIPELVKVFTSTSSRHVQEVVTSSREGGPSLNILSGLVAGNFSAFWLGISIVGLMAIAFIFSTMGLEALMAAPAVFAFGLVAFGFLGMGPVTIAVDSYGPVTDNAQSVYELSLIEQQPNIVEELKRDHNVTVVFERAKHLLEENDGAGNTFKATAKPVLIGTAVVGATTMIFSIIMTLTDGLRDQEALQSLSILHAPFLLGLITGGAIIYWFTGASIQAVTTGAYRAVEFIKANIKLEGAERASVEDSKKVVQICTQYAQKGMFNIFMGVFFATLAYAFVEPFFFIGYLISIAVFGLYQAIFMANAGGSWDNAKKVVEVDLKMKGTPLHDATVVGDTVGDPFKDTSSVALNPVIKFTTLFGLLAVELAVSVSSDTGQFGANGLVISRVLAAIFFLISLYFVWRSFHKMRIHSDDITGAAVTAYGSASPVRYCPKCRQSYSDPSLQYCLEDGAHLVNSLDAADLNATHVLPGETVASPTVPSDRARDDGD